One Cottoperca gobio unplaced genomic scaffold, fCotGob3.1 fCotGob3_54arrow_ctg1, whole genome shotgun sequence genomic region harbors:
- the syt4 gene encoding synaptotagmin-4, which translates to MAPMVEEGAQLVAVPVGVAVVSVFGLVFTVSAFAWICCQRKNAKSQKTPPYKFVHMLKGVDIYPESLSGKKKFAAPATTTTNDTSKTDVNGNCHTASLMSPTGTGKLPSSPNGSRLDLHLDLEKRDLNGNFPTKPFHHHHQKVRSSPELELPSPHAGFTQPGVMDRRDIPSPSSTLSSQAPTPAVDKPQGEEREGGLGTLHFSLEYQPEKKAFIVHIKEAHGLTPTDEQSLTSDPYIKLTLLPEKKHRVKTRVLRKTLDPAFDETFSFYGIPLARVSELALHFMVLSFDRFSRDEVIGETLVPLSGIDLSEGRVLMSREIIKKNVKKSSGRGELLLSLCYQSTTNTLTVVVLKARHLPKTENNGPTDPYVKVNMYHGKKRVSKKKTHVKKCSPNPVFNELIVFDLTSDEGLRDTSVELLLMDSDTGNSRCPNTVLGRVVLGTSVAGTPGEHWREICDHPRRQIAKWHGLSED; encoded by the exons ATGGCTCCAATGGTGGAGGAAGGAGCTCAGCTCG TGGCAGTGCCTGTAGGTGTTGCTGTGGTGAGTGTCTTCGGCCTTGTCTTCACTGTGTCAGCCTTTGCATGGATCTGTTGCCAGCGTAAAAACGCCAAATCCCAGAAGACCCCTCCCTATAAGTTCGTTCACATGCTCAAAGGGGTCGACATCTATCCGGAGAGCCTCAGCGGTAAGAAGAAGTTTGCTGCACCTGCCACCACGACAACTAATGACACCAGTAAAACTGATGTTAACGGAAACTGCCACACTGCGTCCCTAATGAGTCCGACCGGAACCGGTAAACTGCCATCAAGTCCAAACGGTTCTAGGCTGGATCTGCATCTGGATCTGGAGAAACGGGATCTGAATGGAAACTTCCCCACCAAACCATTTCATCACCACCACCAGAAGGTGCGGAGCTCCCCGGAGCTGGAGCTGCCCTCTCCCCATGCAGGGTTCACCCAACCTGGGGTGATGGACCGCCGTGACATCCCTTCACCATCCAGCACCCTTTCCAGCCAGGCGCCCACCCCGGCTGTGGACAAGCcccagggagaggagagggagggcgGGCTAGGGACCCTCCACTTCTCCCTGGAATACCAGCCAGAGAAGAAAGCATTCATCGTCCATATCAag GAAGCCCATGGCCTGACCCCGACTGATGAGCAGtcgctgacctctgacccttaCATCAAGCTGACCCTGCTGCCGGAGAAAAAGCACCGGGTGAAGACCAGAGTCCTGAGGAAGACTCTGGACCCCGCCTTTGACGAGACCTTCAGCTTCTACGGGATCCCACTGGCCCGAGTGTCGGAGTTGGCCCTCCACTTCATGGTGCTGAGCTTTGATAGGTTCTCCCGGGATGAGGTCATCGGAGAGACCCTTGTACCCCTGTCTGGAATCGACTTATCAGAGGGGCGTGTCTTGATGAGCCGGGAGATCATCAAGAAGAATGTCAAA AAGTCCTCAGGCCGAGGCGAGCTGCTTCTCTCCCTGTGTTACCAGTCCACCACCAACACTCTGACCGTGGTCGTCCTCAAAGCTCGCCACCTGCCCAAGACTGAGAACAATGGACCTACAG atcCGTATGTCAAGGTGAACATGTACCACGGGAAGAAGCGTGTTTCTAAGAAGAAGACCCACGTGAAGAAGTGTTCCCCCAACCCGGTCTTCAACGAGCTCATTGTCTTTGATCTGACCTCCGACGAGGGCCTGAGAGACACCAGCGTGGAGCTGCTACTGATGGACTCAGACACAGGCAACTCCCGCTGTCCCAACACCGTCCTCGGACGTGTGGTGCTGGGCACGTCGGTGGCGGGCACGCCCGGTGAGCACTGGAGGGAGATCTGCGATCACCCGCGCCGCCAGATCGCCAAATGGCATGGTTTGTCAGAGGATTAG